GTATCGACTGCTGCCATGTCGTACTGCTCGAGATCCGCCAGCAGGTTGGCTAGGGATTCTTCATTGTCGACAAGGATATATTTCTCGTTTTGCATCATTTCCGGTAAATTTAAATAAATAACTGGGGAGGTGGACATCCAACTGTGGACAAAGCATTCTGTTTTCTATATTTGCGCCCATGAAAAAGATTTCCCTTACGGGCATCAAGCCCACCGGCACTCCTCACCTGGGTAACTACCTCGGTGCAATTCGTCCCGCCCTCGAACTTTCGAAGACTTACGACACGGTCTACTTCATCGCGGACTACCATGCACTCACTACCGTGCAGAACGGCGCCGAGATGCGCGCGAACATCTACAAGATTGCCGCTACCTGGCTTGCTCTCGGTTTGAACCCCGAAGAAGGCCTGTTCTACAAGCAGAGCGACATTCCCGAGATTTTCGAACTCAGCTGGGCTTTGAGCTGCTTTACGCCGAAGGGATTCATGAACCGCGCCCACGCTTACAAGGACAAGGTCGCGAAGAACGAAGCCGCCGGTGAAGACCCGGATGCGAACGTGAACATGGGCCTCTACTGCTACCCGTGCCTGATGGACGCCGACATCTTGATGTTCAGCGCCGACATCGTGCCCGTGGGCAAGGACCAGAAGCAGCACGTGGAATTCGCCCGCGACATCGCCATCAAGTTCAACAAGCATTTTGGCGAAGAC
This genomic window from Fibrobacter sp. contains:
- the trpS gene encoding tryptophan--tRNA ligase, which translates into the protein MKKISLTGIKPTGTPHLGNYLGAIRPALELSKTYDTVYFIADYHALTTVQNGAEMRANIYKIAATWLALGLNPEEGLFYKQSDIPEIFELSWALSCFTPKGFMNRAHAYKDKVAKNEAAGEDPDANVNMGLYCYPCLMDADILMFSADIVPVGKDQKQHVEFARDIAIKFNKHFGEDVFTIPEPVFQETTGIIPGLDGRKMSKSYDNVIDIFLESKALKKKIGKIVTNSQGIEEPKDPDTCNVFKLYKLFATPEQTEALAARYRAGGMGWGHAKQELQNVLEEHLGAAREKYFYLLNHTEEIDKILAYGKEKARVKSKAMMEKVRSLLGTY